The Acidobacteriota bacterium genome segment AGGGTACGTCGCGAGGCGGCGCAGGTGGGCGTGGATACAAGGCGCGAGCCGGGAGGATTCCGCAGGCGTACTGGACGGTACGTCGAGGAATCCGACCAAGCGTAACGCAGTAGACATGCCCGATTGCACCGACGCAGCAGGAGCTTCATGAATAATGCGGGCTAACTACCCGCTTAAGCTGACGGCGCGAAAAGCACGCGCCGCAGCTTAGCGATACGATGGCGCGGACGCTACGCGCCGCGCCATCGGAGCGGCGGATATCATCCGCATGCTGCCCGGCGCTGGGCGCCGGCCATCATGCGGATTCAGCGGACAAATCCTCCGGCAAGCAAGCTTGCCTCCGGATTTGCCGCTGATCCGCCGCTCCGTTATACGGCGCGGACGGACTGTCGCGGTGGCCGCTTGCGTGCCCGAAAGACGGCGGTCTCGGGCGGCCCACTGGTGTGAGGATAGATATGCAGCTCTCCAGCAAACTCCTGCTTACATGCATGCTCATTGCCGTACCAGTTGCCGGACAGGAGGCACTGCCGCCCATCGTGACAGGCGAGAGTTTTGCCCTTGAGTCACGAATCCTGAACGAGGCCCGGCAAATCTATGTGGGCATGCCACAGTCCTATGGCGAAGGAACAGAAAGCTACGGGGGTTCTTTACGTGCTAGACGGTGAAAGCCATCTTCATCACACAATCGGCACGACCCGTTTTCTGGGAGGATTCCCTAACGATGCGATACCGCCACTGCTGGTGGTGGCGATTGGCACTACGAATCGCATGCGCGACCTGACGCCGCCCTCGGAGACGCTGGCTGGTTCCTTTTTGTCGCAAGGAGGCGCAGGCCAGTTCCTGCAATTCATCGTTGAAGAGCTAAAGCCTCGGATAGACAAGGATTATCGTACGACCGGATACAGTGTGCTGATAGGGCATTCGTTGGGCGGCCTGTTTGCGATGTACACGTTCGTTAATCGTCCCGGATCCTTCGATAGCTATCTCTTGATCGATCCGAGCCTTAATTGGAATGATCAAGAGTTGGTGTCGGAAGTCGAGGCGTTCCTAGATCGCGATCAGGACATGAACGCCTCGCTCTATTTTGTAACGTCGAGCGACGAGGACCCCGCGCTCGACGGATTGCGCGAAACCGTTGGGATATTGGAGATGGGGGCACCAGATGGACTTCGGTGGGGCTACAATCCGCTCGTGCGAGAAGAGCATGGCACCGTCGCCCTTCCCGGCATATACAAAGGCCTTCAATGGATCTTTTCGAACTGGAGAGTAGCTCCAGAGACTACCTTTAGCGATTTGCCCGCCGAGGAAGTCTTGACGGAAATCGACGAACTGTATAGGAGCAGTGGCGAACAATTCGGAATGGAGCGTGCCACACCGTACCTCGCATTCGAGTCTCTCTTGGGCTACCTGCTATCAAATAACCGCTTGGACGAGGCGGCGACGCTCACGCTGCGCCACGCTGATCGATATCCGCTCTTGCATAACGTCGTTGCGGGAATCGCAGGAGCCTATGCCTCCAGGGGGGATGACGAAGCGGCCGCAGAGTATTTGTTAGCAGTGCTGGACGTAGCACCGGACAACGAGACAGCCATAAGAGTTCTTGGGGAAAAAGTGTCTTTGGCACAAGAGAGTAATATGACGGGAATATTCAGCACTTTCCGTCTCAGCGATAAGTCAGGTGACATGTCCGGCGCGGAGATTCACGTTGTCCCCAATCCCAGAGGATATTCGGCCATTGTGCAAGCTTCCGAAGGAGCGCCGGGATTTCCGGAGGTAGTTAACATCTTGGTTAAAGGTACAAATATCGTATTTTTGATACCTGAGGATTCTGCTTCGGGTTTTGAGCCCGGGAAGTACATTGGAACCGTAACAAAAGAGGGATTGAAGCTGCGAGGTCCCAAAGGCATCTACGAAAACTATTTCATGCCTCGAAAACACAGTTATTGGGAATGAATGCCTAACTATGGCATTCAGCTGCCGGCGCAAAAAGCGCGCCGCAGCTCAGCGGAACAATGGCGCGGACGCTACGCGCCGCGCCATCGGAGCGGCGGATATCATCCGCATGCTGCCCGGCGCTGGGCGCCGGCCATCATGCGGATTCAGCGGACCAATCCTCCGGCAAGCAAGCTTGCCTCCGGATTTGCCGCTGATCCGCCGCTCCGTTCGGCGGAAATGAGTGAAGCGATGAATTCATCTAGGATGAAGAGGGTCGTGGCGCTTGCCACCATCGTTCTAAGTAGCGCTTGTGTAGGTCCATTTTCCGAGTTGTATGAGAGTCAATTCCCTGATGCCAATGTCGCGAGGGCCGCTGACCCCAGCGGATGGATACCGGACATTCTGCCGACTGATGCCACGAAGATTCGTGAGGTACACAAGATCGACAGTATCCGGACTTGGGGATGCTATAGTACCGGGAATCCCGACGCAGTTCGCGCATTATTGATTTCCCAGAAGGCGCGCATCGTTCCCGGACCGATTGGCAATCGTCCTAGCGAACTGTTCCGCGACTTCTCATGGTGGCCTGACTCGATGAGTACGGGGAGGGTGGAAGCGTGGGAGTTCGCCGAACCTCCGGCCTGCTCCTTGTGCGCGGACAGCGTTGTCCGGGTAGGAATCGAGTCTACAGATGGGCGAGTGTGTTTTCACCGCGGTTTTGCCGCGAATCCTAGCTGCTGATGGGCAACCCGGCGCGCTACTCGCTCAAGCAGGCGGCGCAAAAAACGCGCCGCAGCTAATCGAGGCGTTATGCCGACGAGAGCAACATCATGGATAACAGCAATTCCTTCCATTACGACGTCGCGCTTTCACTTGGGGGGCCGGACCGCGAAAGCGTCGATGCCATCGCCCGTTCGCTGCAAGGACGCGGGGTCAGGGTGTTCTACGATGAGTTTGAACGAGCGGCTCTATGGGGGAAGGATCTTCAAGAGCACCTCGTGAATGTCTACATGCGGTGGGCGAGATATGCAGTCGTGTTCGTCTCCGCCGCTTACTAAGACAGGGTGTGGACTCGTCACGAGCTAAAGGCTGTCCTTGCCCGGGCCATGATAGAAAGACAGGAATATGTCCTTCCCGTTCGACTCGACGACACGGTCCTAGACGGCTTGCTGCCTTCGATTGCCTACAAAAATGAGTCTGACAAACCACTAACAAGAGCTATTTCAAATCGTGTTGATATTCTCGTAAAATAGCTGGAATAACTGGATCTCGGGAGCGTACCGATGCTGCTTCCCCCGACCGACTATCGGCTGGGGCCGAATGGGCAAAGAGCGCTTCAATGGATCAGCTGTAACCATGGGTATCAGGAAAAGGAGCAAAAATCTATGTTCTGCCCGAAATGCAAATCAGAGTTTGTGGATGGCATCAATGAATGTCCAGAATGCAGGGTGGGGCTGATTGAAGAGTTGCCGCCCGATCCGAAGCCACCGAGGCCCGAGCTCTCTGATTACGCAGAAGTTCTTGTAAATCCAAGCCCTGGAGATGTAGCGATCCTAAAATTGATTTTGGATAGTAAGGAAATCAACTTCTTCATCGAGGGCGAAAATGCCCAGATATCGTTTGCCACACCAAAGCTTATGGTGCGGACCGATCAGGTGGAAACGGCAAGGGAATTGATCAAGGGTTTGAAGCTGTCGTGCACGGGATGCCCATAGGTGATCGAAAGGCATGGCAAAATTGTCACAAAAAGCATCCAAGAACCTCGAGTGTCGGCTGACAAGATAGGAGCTCGAAAATGGACGTCCTCGGATTTATCTTTGGAATCATCGCGCTCAGCGTCGCCAGCGCGGCGCAAGCGCAGATTGCGGCCCTCAAAACGGAGGTCGAGACTCTCAAGGCGGCCCAGCAGAAAGGGACGGAATGACGTGGCGCAGGTTTCCCGACCCATGTTGCGAGCCGGCGCATTTCAGGCGTGACGCTCGAGGGAACCGGGCACGAGTTCCCGCGCGGGGACCGGGAGAAACGCACCGAGGCGATCGTTCGGCATACGGCCGGAGGGCCGCCACCGGCGGACGAATTTTTTTTCACCCTTGAGGAGATTTCATACAGTGGATATACCGCGGATCTTCACCATCACCGAAAGCGCCCACCGGATCCATAACCCGTTTACGGCCGAAAAGCTCGCGACTCTGGGCGCGGCGCTGCGGCTGGAAGCGGGAACCAGCGTGCTGGACCTCGGCAGCGGCTCGGGGGAGATGCTGTGCACCTGGGCGCGCGATTACCGCGTCGTCGGCACCGGCATCGACATGAGCCGGCTTTTCACGGAGCAGGCGCGGGAGCGCGCCGAGGAGCTCGGTGTCGCCGACCGGGTCAGGTTCGTCCATGGCGATGCCGCCGGCTACGTCTCCGGCGAGAAGACCGATGTGGCCGCCTGCCTCGGCGCCACGTGGATCGGCGGGGGAGTGGCCGGCACCATCGATCTTTTGGCGCGGAGCCTCCGCCCCGGCGGCATCCTCCTCGTCGGCGAACCCTACTGGAGGCGGCTGCCGCCGACGGAAGAGGTCGCAAAGGGGTGTCTTGCCGGCTCGATTTCCGAGTATCTCCGGCTTGCTGAACTGCTCGCTTCTTTCGGGCGCTTGGGCTATGACGTCGTGGAAATGGTCCTGGCCGACCGGGAGGAGTGGGACAGGTACGAGGCGGCCAAGTGGCTCACCATGCGCCGATGGCTCGAAGCCAATCCCGACGACGAGTTCGCCGGGGAGGTTCGGGCCCAACTGGCCTCGGAACCGGAGCGGTTCGCCACCTATACGCGCGAATACCTGGGCTGGGGGGTGTTCGCGCTGATGGCGCGGTGATGGGCGGCGTCGCACGCCTTGACGGTACCGGGTGAGCCTGTCGGGACCGTCGGGTTGGGGAGAACAGGGAGATACGATCATGCGTCAGCTGGAATTGGGCAGGGCCTTTACCTTGATGGAGTCGGGACCCGTAGTGCTCGTGACGACTCATGACGGGAAGAGGAACAACATCATGACCATCTCTTGGACCATGGTGATGGATTTCACTCCCATGTTTGCCATCACGACGGGCGAATGGAATTACTCGTTCGCGGCCCTGCGAAAGAACAAGGAGTGCGTCATCGCGATTCCCGCGGTCGACATGCTCGACAAGGTTGTGGGTATCGGGACCTGTTCCGGGGCGGACACCGACAAATTCGCCAGGTTCAAACTCACTCCCGTGCATGCGAAATTGGTGGCGGCCCCCCTGATAAGGGAATGCATGGCCAATATCGAGTGCAAGGTCGTCGACTTCGTTACGGGGCATAACATAGTCGTGTTGAAGGGGGTTGCCGCCTGCATCGATAGCGAGCGCAGGGAAAAGCGCGGCATTCATGCCGTCGGTGACGGCACGTTCATTGTCGACGGGCGCCGGATTGACCGGAAGCGGATGATGGCCTCCAAGCTTCCCTACGGCCTCTGACATCCCCCGGCTCCCAACGAAGGAAGCCTGGGATCCCGCCACGCTTTATCGGTTTCCTGTATCGCCGAGTCAGACACCGGGTGCCGTCAATCTCCTTGCAGGCGGCGAATAATCCGGGATAATGGAGTGCAGACAAGGTCGTTACCGTCTCTTTTCAGGAATGCTCATCTGGCCGTAACCGAATCTGACTCGTTCCAGGGGAAGCGCATGCCCGGGAAACCGACATACGGTGATCTGCAGCGGAAAATTGCCGAACTGGAAGCCCGACTACGCCTGGCTGAGATCGCCGACCGGAAGCGGGCCGAGGATGCCGTTCACAAGGAGCGCCGGAGGCTTGAGACAGTCCTCGAAAGCATCACCGATGGATTGTTGGTACTGGACGGCGATTGGCGCTACACGTACGTGAGCGAGACCGGCGCCAGGATGATAGGCATGCGCCGCGAGGACCTGATCGGCGGCTGCGTATGGGATCTCTTTCCCCATGCCAAAGGTACGAAGTTCTACGAGGGATACCACCAGGCCGTCACGACCGGTCAGCCCGTCCACTTCGAGGAGTTCTACCCCGAACCTCTGAACCAGTGGCTGGAATGCCACTGCTATCCCGGCGAAGAAGGCCTGGCCGTCTATTTCCAGGACATCAGCAGGCGCAAACTGGCCGAGGAGGCGCTGCGGCAGAGCGAGGAGCGCTTTCGGATTGCGCAGGAGCTTTCACCGGACGGATTTACGATTCTCCGGCCGGTACGCGACGAGCAGGGGCACATCATCGATTTCCAGTGGATCTATGAGAATGCGGCAATCGCGCGCCTGAACGGCACCGACCCCAATGAGGTAGTGGGGCGGAGGCTGTCTGAAATTCTACCCGGGCACCGCCATTCGCCCTTCCACGAAATCTTTCAACGGGTGGCGGAAACGGGTGAAGCCGGCATTCTGGAAGCACCTTACCAGGGCGACAGCATCCCCGCCCTGACGTGGTTCCGAACGGCCGTGGTTGCGATGGGAGACGATATCGCGGTTTTCGCGCAGGATATCACCGTACGCAAACAGATCGAGACGACGCTTCGGGAGAGCGAACAGCGGTTGACGGCGCTGGTGCAGAATGCGCCTGTCGGAATCGTGATTCATGGGCCGGACGGCCGCCTGGCGCGCAGCAATCCCGAGGCCCGGAGATTGCTCGGGGTTTCGGAGACGGAAGCGATCGGAAAGGAGCTGGAGGATCCGGCGTGGAGATTTTTGCGCGAGGATGGATCGGTCATGCCGGTCGAAGAGTATCCCGCCGCACGGGTATTGGCGGGGCAGGCGCCCCTCGAAGGCCTGGTTCTCGGCATACAGCGCGGCAATCCGGAGGACCTGGTCTGGGCTCTGGCCAACGGCTTGCCCCGCATGGCGGATGACGGCAGTGTGGCCGAAATCATCATCACGTTTACAAATATTTCCGACCGCAAGCGGGCCGAGGAGGCGTTACTGGAGGCAAACGCCACCCTGGAGCGCAAGGTGAAGGAGCGCACCGTGGAACTTGTCCAGCGGGCGGATCAACTCCGTGCCCTGGCGGGTGAACTGACGATTTCGGAGCAGCGGGAGCGGAGGCGCCTGGCAAGTTTCCTGCATGACCACCTCCAGCAATTGCTTGTCGGGGCCAAGTTTCGCCTGTCGGTGCTTGGCAGGAGCGTGGAGAATGCGGCGAAACCGGCTGCCGGGGAAATCGAAGCTCTGATCGATGAATCCATCAAATCCTCCCGGTCCCTGACGGCGGAACTGAGCCCCCCGATCCTCCACGATGCGGGGCTGAATGCCGGCCTTGAATGGCTGGGCAGGCGCATGGCCGATACGCAAGGGCTCTTCGTGGATCTGAAGACCGAACCGGTCGGGTCTCTGCCGGACGACCTTACCATCCTGCTTTTTGAAGCGGTTCGGGAATTGTTGTTCAATATAGCAAAACACGCCGGCACCCATTCGGCCTGCGTCAGGCTAAGTCGGATCGAGGAATCCCTGCAGGTGATCGTGTCCGATCAGGGCGTTGGCTTCGATCCGAATGCACTGCCCCCGGCAGGCGAAGGGGGGAGGGGATTCGGGCTGTTCAGCATCCGTGAGCGACTGGAACTTTTCGGGGGGAAGCTGGAAATCGACAGCGCCCCCGGCCGGGGCAGCCGATTGGTCATTTCCATGCCGATCACCAGCGTCGGGCCGCAATCGGACCCATTCGCGGAATTGCCGAAGGAGGGTGCTCACAATTTCCTGCACCCACACGTTCCCGGCAAAAGGATCCGCGTATTGCTGGTCGATGACCACGCCGTCGTGCGACAGGGAATTCAAAACCTGCTGAACGACGAGCCGGATATCGAAGTCGTGGGCCAGGCGGCGGATGGGCACGAGGCCGTCAGCCTTGCTTCCAAATTGCTGCCGGATGTGATTCTCATGGATATGAACATGCCGAAACTGAACGGCGTGGAGGCGACGCGCATCATTCACAACAAGTATTCGGAGATCCACATTATCGGACTGTCCATGTTCGAGGAGAGTGAAAAGGCTCAGGCCATGCGCGACGCCGGTGCGGCGAGTTACCTGACGAAAAGCGGACCGGCCGGGGACCTGATCCAGGCCGTCAGGAGAGCCGCTGCCGCTTCCCCGAAGGGGGCTCCCCCGGGGGGGGGAATCGTTGGCAGTTGAAGGGTTGTCCGCGCGTTTGATTGCTTTTTTATCTGGTACCGCTCGCGGGAATGTTGTGGCGTGACGGGGGTATGCATGACCTGGTTTGAAACACTCACCGGCTTTTCCGAGCAATCCCCGCGGCAGGTCCGGACCAATCTGTCCGTTGACGGTAATACCCTGAAATCGCACGTGAACGGGAGGGCATGGGTTTGCGGTGAACTCGAAACCCCTTCCCTGGCGGAGTTGCGGGAACGGGCCCGGTCGGGTGGCCGCGGATCGGGGCGATCGTCGGTGCGGGAGGTCGTTGCCGATGTCCGGCATCTGCATGTGGACGAAGCCAATGCGGGAGCGCTGTTTCAGGTCGCCTCCCAGTTCAACCTCCTGGAGATGGTGGCTCCGGGAGTGACGCCGGAGCAGGGGGTCGGGATCTACGAGCAGGACCGCACCCAGGGGCCGGCATGCGCCATCGCGGCGGGCGCCGGTACCATCTATCGAAACTATTTTGTCCCGGTCGACGGACAGGTGGGCCAGTCCGCGGACAACCAGATCGATTGCCTTGCGGGTGTCGCGGCGGCGCTCGGGAATTCCGGGAATCGACTACTCGAGATGGTCAACGGCTACGCCATGGCGTCGCACGACGGATTGGTCGAGATTGCGGGAAAGCTGCGGGCGTCCGGCGAGGGGGAGAGGGACAGGATACGCCAAAGGCTCCGGATCGGCATTCAGTGGAACACCCAGGTAACCCAGAACGACTGCCGGCACCTGGTCACGCAAGCCTACTGTTCCGCCTTGCCGGTGGCCTATGCGCGGCATGCGCCGGAACTCTGGGAGGACTTTGCGCGGCTCGTACTGGAGGCGGCCTATGAGGCGACCCTCTGTGCCGCGGTCTGCAATGCGGAGAGAAATGGCGACAGCAGGGTCTTTCTGACCCATCTGGGCGGGGGGGCGTTCGGGAACGAAACCGATTGGATCCTCGGCGCCATCGATCGTGCCCTGAATCTCTACGAGGATGCCGGCCTGGACGTGGCCATCGTAAGCTATGGCAGACCCAGCCCGCGCGTAAAGGATTGCGGTAGGGCAAGTTAGGGAGACGTCCATGAGGAGACCTGTCGTTCGCATATCGCTGATCGTCGCGCTGGCGCCTTGACGCACCCTGCGCCTGAGGGATATACTATGGATATACATGGGGGCGGGTCATGGTCACTAAAATCCAGAAGTGGGGAAATAGTCATGGATTGCGTCTGTCCAGGCAGGTGCTTGAAGACGCCCGGCTTTCCCCGGGCGAAAGCGTCGAAGTCACCGTCCGGGACGGCCTGATTGTCATCGCTCCGGCAAGACGGGTTCGGGGAAGACTCAATCTGGAAGAGCTCGTGTCACGCATACCCGAGGACTACAGGGCCGAAGAACTGGATTGGGGCAGCCCTGCAGGCGGAGAGGTCTGGTAAGTGAAGGCCCATATCCCCCAGAAGGGCGATTTCATCGCCGTCACGTTCGATCCCCAGGCGGGGCATGAACAGAAGGGACGTCGTCCCGCCCTGGTGGTGAGCAATACCCTGTTCAACGAACGGACGGGTCTGGCCATCGTATGTCCGCTCACCACGACCGACCGTGGTTACCCTTTTCATGTGGCGATCATCCGTAACCCCGATGTCAAAGGATTCGTGATGGTGGAGCAGGTCAAGTCCATCGATTATCGTGCGCGTCAGGTGAAGCTCATCGGAAAGGCATCGGACGAGCTTCTGGGTGAAGTCCTGGCGCTACTCGATGCCTGCATCTACTGAAGGTCGATCGGCTGTGCCCGTCACGGCGCGGAAGACACTTCGCCGCCAAGGTCGAACGGGGGGCGCACCGGCGGGGGAGGTCCGGGACCGGGGTATGGATGGCGCCTCCGTATCGGGAGAAGACCATCCATGAAACGCAGCCGGGGTGCCGCCGGGAGCATCGACGAGTACATTGCCGGCTTTCCGCCCGAGGTGCGGGAGGCGCTGCGGCAGATACGCGCCACGATTCGGGAGGCCGCCCCGGATGCCGAGGAAGCGATCCGATACGGGATCCCGACCTTCGTCCTGAAGGGGAACCTCGTGCACTTTGCCGCGTTCAAGGAGCATATCGGGTTCTATCCCACGCCCTCGGCGATCCGGGAATTCGAGCGGGAGTTGTCCCCGTATCCTCGAGCCAAGGGCTCGGTGCGCTTTGCCATCGACCAACCGATGCCCCTGAGCCTGATCCGGAAGATGGTGGCGTTCCGGGTGGAGGAAATTGTCGGGGTCTCGGGCTCCGGACGATAGCCGGGCGCGGAAGAGGGGATATTGTGGAAATGGATACCGGACGTCTGAGGATTATTCCTTTTAGCGAGGAAATCATTCAGGCCGCGATGGAGCGGGACCGGGAACGGCTGACCGCGTTGGGCATCGGTGCCGACGAGGAATGGCCGGAACCGGATCTGGTCGAAGCCTTGCCGCATTTCCGGCGACTGATCAGGGATCACGGGGTCACGGGATTCAACGGCTGGTTGATCCTCGACCGACGGACTCGGGAAATCGTCGGGAGCCTGGGGTTTATCGGCGAGCCGGACGAGAAGGGTTCGATCGAAATCGGGTTCGGCATTGTCCCGGGCAAAAGGGGTCAGGGGTACTGCGAGGAAGCGGCACGCGCCCTCATGGGGTGGGCCGAAGGCCGGCCGGGTGTCCGGTGGATCACGGCCCGCTGCGGCGAGGACAACGGGAAATCGATCGGGTTATTGAGGAAGCTCGGCTTCAGGGAAATCGGCCGGGAAGATGCGCTGATTGAATGGAAATGGGGCGGTCGCGAGGGGGAGGTTTCATGACTCTGGAGGATTCGCTCTGCGGCGACAAAAACCCGGTGGTCGCCTACCGGGCGCGGCGGCTGCTGGCCGGCGACCCGGAAGGTTCTCCGGGGATGCGGCGGCTGCGCCGGGCGATCGGATCGTCCGATATGGCGCACAGCCTTCTGCGGGCGCTCGAGATGGAGCGGTTCAACCCTTACCGGAAGTGGCAGGGGCCGCACTGGACCCTCTACTCGCTGGCCGAAATCGGGTACCCGGCCGGGGACCTACGGCTGCTCCCGCTCAGGCGGCGGGTGATGGAGTGGATGTTCGCGCCGGCTTTCCTGAAGCCGCCCTGCAGCCTGATCCTCCCCGAACAGCCGGAGCGGCCGCGGCGCTGCGCCTCGATGGAGGGGAACGCCATCTGGGCGCAGCTCCTCCTGGGCATCGTGGACGAGGAGCGGGTGCCGCTGCTGGTCGACCGCCTGGTCCGGTTTCAGTGGCCCGACGGGGGATGGAATTGCGACAAGCGCACGGCGGCGCATACCTCCTCGGTGCAGGAGACGCTGATCCCGCTCCGGGGACTGGCGCTCTGGGCCCGCACCCGGGGGGATGCGCGGGCGGCGGAGGCCGCCGGGCGCGCGGCGGAATTCCTTCTCGGGAAACGGCTGCTCTGGCGCCGGCGGGACGGCGCCCCGATCGTGCCCGACTGGGGCGGCCCCGTCGACAGGATCCACTACCCCATCCGCTTCTACGACCTGCTCGGAGCCCTCGTCGTGATGGCGGAACTGGGGAGGATCCGCGACCCGCGCTGCCGCGACCCCCTCGACCTGCTCGAGAGCAAGCGGCTCGAGGACGGCACCTTTCCGGTCGAATGGACCAATGTCAAAAGGGCGGAGCGGATCGAGAGCCGCGGCACCTACGCCGACTGGGGCGGCGTCCACAAGAGGAAGGGAAACCCGTTCGTCACCGTGGACGCGCTTTACGTGCTCAGGGAAGCGGGACGGACGTCAGAACGCCGCTCGGGGTCAGCACGAAGTCCATCCTCACGTCCGCCTCGTTGACCGGCACATGATCGACGACCTGGAAATCGTGGCAGGTGCCGATGGCCAGGGGACGGCGCGGAGGATCGATCGCGGCAAGGAAGTGGTCGTAATGCCCCTTGCCCCGCCCCAGGCGCGACCCGGCGCGGTCGAACGCCAGTCCCGGCAGGAGCATGACGTCGATGTCCGTGCCGGCGATCGGGGGGGACAGGAGCGTCGGCTCGTACAGGCCATAGGCGCCGAGCGCAAAATCGGAGACCTCCGCCGCGGTGTAGAATCCCATCCGGTCCTCGCGGAAGGCGGGAAAGCAGCACACGATTCCGGCCCGGGCGAACTCGGGGAGGCACGGGATGAAGTCGGGCTCCCCGCCGTCGGACACGTACAGCGCCACGACCGACCCGGGGCCGGGCGCAGCGATGGGGGGGCGGCCCGACAGGAGGGTATCGATGATCCCGCGGCCGGCCTCCATCCGCTCGCCGGGCGGGACGGCCGCACGCAGCGCGCGCATCTTCCTGCGCAGCTCCCGTTTTTGCTCCTGAATCGACTCGATCATGACCATGCCTGTAACTTCCATTGCCCCTCCCGCCCCAATCTTTGGGCAAAAGGCGGTCGTAGTCAAGACCGGGCGGCATCGTGAAGAGGGTTCGAAGCCGCGGACTTTGCCGCTCCGTGATCATCGCAGCTCGAGGGTGATCTCCGCCGGCTCGAGCCCGGGGGAGGTGAAGCGGACCCGGGCGGTCCCATTGGTCCCCGTGGCCTGGAGATAGGCCGTCATCTTCCCCTGGAACGCCTTCTGCCGGTTGTCGGTGTAGTCGCCCATGTCGGTCGGGTCGGACGCTTCCAGCCCGAGCAGCCGGACCGGGCCGGAGGGGGCGCAGGTGATCTCGTTGCCGGCTTCCAGGACGGTTCTTCCCTGGTCGTCGACGATCCGGAGGGCTACCAGGGCGGTGCCGCGCGCGGCCGCTACGGGGCCGTTGAGGGGAACGGCCCGGACGGCGCGGGGCGGGCCGGTGGTCTCGAGCGCGTGGCGCGCCCTTTCGCGCCCGGCGACGGAACCCACCGACTCCAGTTTCCCGGGGCGCCACACGACGTCCCAGGAGAGGTAGCCGTTGTCGTCGTCGCGCGCCTTTTCCGGGCCGAGTCCGCGCCCGTCGAGGAGGAGGCGGGCCGAATCGCAATTGGTATAGCAGATCACGGTGACCTCGTCCCCCTCCCGGTAGTTCCAGACCGGGGGGGCGTCGGTGGCCGAAAAGCGGGCGCCCCTCGGGAAGGTGCCGCAGTAGATCATCGGCTGGTCCGACCAGAGGCTCTCCCGGAAGAAGGCGCGGGGCTTCTTGTCGCCCGCCAGGTCGAGCAGCCCGGAGGTGAAGCCGCGCGAGGGCCAGCGGTGCGCCTCCCCGAGGTAATCGATCCCGGTCCATAGGAACTGGCCGAAGATGAAGGCCTGGTCGCGCACCGCCTTCCAGGCGTCCAGCGAG includes the following:
- a CDS encoding flavin reductase family protein, giving the protein MRQLELGRAFTLMESGPVVLVTTHDGKRNNIMTISWTMVMDFTPMFAITTGEWNYSFAALRKNKECVIAIPAVDMLDKVVGIGTCSGADTDKFARFKLTPVHAKLVAAPLIRECMANIECKVVDFVTGHNIVVLKGVAACIDSERREKRGIHAVGDGTFIVDGRRIDRKRMMASKLPYGL
- a CDS encoding PAS domain-containing protein: MPGKPTYGDLQRKIAELEARLRLAEIADRKRAEDAVHKERRRLETVLESITDGLLVLDGDWRYTYVSETGARMIGMRREDLIGGCVWDLFPHAKGTKFYEGYHQAVTTGQPVHFEEFYPEPLNQWLECHCYPGEEGLAVYFQDISRRKLAEEALRQSEERFRIAQELSPDGFTILRPVRDEQGHIIDFQWIYENAAIARLNGTDPNEVVGRRLSEILPGHRHSPFHEIFQRVAETGEAGILEAPYQGDSIPALTWFRTAVVAMGDDIAVFAQDITVRKQIETTLRESEQRLTALVQNAPVGIVIHGPDGRLARSNPEARRLLGVSETEAIGKELEDPAWRFLREDGSVMPVEEYPAARVLAGQAPLEGLVLGIQRGNPEDLVWALANGLPRMADDGSVAEIIITFTNISDRKRAEEALLEANATLERKVKERTVELVQRADQLRALAGELTISEQRERRRLASFLHDHLQQLLVGAKFRLSVLGRSVENAAKPAAGEIEALIDESIKSSRSLTAELSPPILHDAGLNAGLEWLGRRMADTQGLFVDLKTEPVGSLPDDLTILLFEAVRELLFNIAKHAGTHSACVRLSRIEESLQVIVSDQGVGFDPNALPPAGEGGRGFGLFSIRERLELFGGKLEIDSAPGRGSRLVISMPITSVGPQSDPFAELPKEGAHNFLHPHVPGKRIRVLLVDDHAVVRQGIQNLLNDEPDIEVVGQAADGHEAVSLASKLLPDVILMDMNMPKLNGVEATRIIHNKYSEIHIIGLSMFEESEKAQAMRDAGAASYLTKSGPAGDLIQAVRRAAAASPKGAPPGGGIVGS
- a CDS encoding mRNA-degrading endonuclease produces the protein MKAHIPQKGDFIAVTFDPQAGHEQKGRRPALVVSNTLFNERTGLAIVCPLTTTDRGYPFHVAIIRNPDVKGFVMVEQVKSIDYRARQVKLIGKASDELLGEVLALLDACIY
- a CDS encoding GNAT family N-acetyltransferase, whose translation is MDTGRLRIIPFSEEIIQAAMERDRERLTALGIGADEEWPEPDLVEALPHFRRLIRDHGVTGFNGWLILDRRTREIVGSLGFIGEPDEKGSIEIGFGIVPGKRGQGYCEEAARALMGWAEGRPGVRWITARCGEDNGKSIGLLRKLGFREIGREDALIEWKWGGREGEVS
- a CDS encoding methyltransferase domain-containing protein, whose translation is MDIPRIFTITESAHRIHNPFTAEKLATLGAALRLEAGTSVLDLGSGSGEMLCTWARDYRVVGTGIDMSRLFTEQARERAEELGVADRVRFVHGDAAGYVSGEKTDVAACLGATWIGGGVAGTIDLLARSLRPGGILLVGEPYWRRLPPTEEVAKGCLAGSISEYLRLAELLASFGRLGYDVVEMVLADREEWDRYEAAKWLTMRRWLEANPDDEFAGEVRAQLASEPERFATYTREYLGWGVFALMAR
- a CDS encoding transcriptional regulator/antitoxin, MazE, with the translated sequence MVTKIQKWGNSHGLRLSRQVLEDARLSPGESVEVTVRDGLIVIAPARRVRGRLNLEELVSRIPEDYRAEELDWGSPAGGEVW
- a CDS encoding 5-formyltetrahydrofolate cyclo-ligase → MEVTGMVMIESIQEQKRELRRKMRALRAAVPPGERMEAGRGIIDTLLSGRPPIAAPGPGSVVALYVSDGGEPDFIPCLPEFARAGIVCCFPAFREDRMGFYTAAEVSDFALGAYGLYEPTLLSPPIAGTDIDVMLLPGLAFDRAGSRLGRGKGHYDHFLAAIDPPRRPLAIGTCHDFQVVDHVPVNEADVRMDFVLTPSGVLTSVPLP